One genomic segment of Streptomyces niveus includes these proteins:
- a CDS encoding polysaccharide deacetylase family protein: MQLVRQNEEKAAERRKRHTGGRARAVVAVLLIAALGSACAGESGDRGGGDRGGRGGDGGGGGGGPVESASATPGRAGPDAGKKAEAKKAEARKADAAKKADAVKKADAKKAEAAVAKAQALRAVAAKKWKLAKTPLAAPPPPAVKPRITTRKGFEVTGGATLPPVFTNVPTKEKVVFLTIDDGAEKDPELLRMMTELKIPYSAFLSDYVINDNYSYFKKMQARGVSLHNHTLTHPYLPGLSYEKQKREICGQQEKIQKRYGKRPELFRPPYGNYDAGTLRAAKSCGVKAVPLWSSEAFPDHMEWREWDRDLHPGDIVLTHFRGKGEWKGSMPDMIRHVMKTITDKGYAVAKLEDYV, encoded by the coding sequence ATGCAACTAGTACGACAAAACGAAGAAAAGGCCGCAGAGCGGCGAAAAAGGCACACCGGCGGACGGGCGCGCGCGGTCGTCGCCGTACTCCTGATCGCCGCGCTCGGCTCCGCCTGTGCGGGAGAGTCCGGCGACCGGGGCGGCGGAGACCGCGGCGGTCGCGGCGGGGACGGGGGTGGCGGAGGAGGCGGACCCGTCGAATCCGCCTCCGCCACGCCGGGCCGGGCGGGCCCCGACGCGGGGAAGAAGGCCGAGGCGAAGAAGGCGGAGGCGAGGAAGGCGGACGCCGCGAAGAAGGCCGACGCCGTGAAGAAGGCGGACGCGAAGAAGGCCGAGGCCGCCGTCGCCAAGGCCCAGGCGCTCCGGGCCGTGGCCGCCAAGAAGTGGAAACTCGCCAAGACCCCGCTCGCCGCGCCCCCGCCGCCCGCGGTGAAGCCGAGGATCACCACGCGCAAGGGCTTCGAGGTCACGGGCGGCGCGACCCTCCCGCCGGTCTTCACCAACGTCCCGACCAAAGAGAAGGTCGTCTTCCTGACGATCGACGACGGCGCCGAGAAGGACCCCGAACTGCTGCGCATGATGACCGAGTTGAAGATCCCGTACAGCGCCTTCCTCAGCGACTACGTCATCAACGACAACTACTCCTACTTCAAGAAGATGCAGGCCCGCGGTGTCTCTCTGCACAACCACACCCTCACCCACCCCTACCTCCCCGGGCTCTCCTACGAGAAGCAGAAGCGGGAGATCTGCGGCCAGCAGGAGAAGATCCAGAAGCGGTACGGCAAGCGGCCCGAGCTGTTCCGTCCGCCGTACGGCAACTACGACGCCGGCACCCTCCGCGCCGCCAAGTCCTGCGGCGTCAAGGCGGTGCCGCTGTGGTCGTCCGAGGCGTTCCCCGACCACATGGAGTGGCGCGAGTGGGACCGGGACCTGCACCCCGGCGACATCGTCCTCACGCACTTCCGCGGCAAGGGGGAGTGGAAGGGCTCGATGCCCGACATGATCCGGCACGTCATGAAGACGATCACGGACAAGGGTTACGCGGTGGCGAAGCTGGAGGACTACGTCTAG
- the tsaD gene encoding tRNA (adenosine(37)-N6)-threonylcarbamoyltransferase complex transferase subunit TsaD: protein MADEPLVLGIETSCDETGVGIVRGTTLLADAIASSVDEHARFGGVVPEVASRAHLEAMVPTVERALKEAGVSARDLDGIAVTAGPGLAGALLVGVSAAKAYAYALGKPLYGVNHLASHICVDQLEHGPLPEPTMALLVSGGHSSLLLAPDITADVRPMGATIDDAAGEAFDKIARVLQLGFPGGPVIDRLAREGDPASIAFPRGLTGPRDAPYDFSFSGLKTSVARWIEAKRAAGEDVPVRDVAASFQEAVVDVLTRKAVRACKDEGVDHLMIGGGVAANSRLRALAAERCERAGIRLRVPRPGLCTDNGAMVAALGAEMVARNRPASDWDLSADSSLPVTETHVPGQGHAHGHAHGHDHVHEVSKDNLYS from the coding sequence ATGGCTGACGAACCCCTCGTCCTCGGCATCGAGACCTCGTGCGACGAGACGGGCGTGGGCATCGTCCGCGGTACGACCCTGCTCGCCGACGCCATCGCCTCCAGCGTCGACGAGCACGCCCGCTTCGGCGGCGTCGTCCCCGAGGTCGCCTCCCGCGCGCACCTGGAGGCCATGGTGCCGACCGTCGAGCGTGCCCTGAAAGAGGCGGGGGTGAGCGCCCGCGACCTCGACGGGATCGCGGTCACGGCCGGCCCCGGACTGGCCGGCGCGCTGCTGGTCGGGGTGTCGGCGGCGAAGGCGTACGCCTACGCGCTCGGCAAACCGCTCTACGGCGTGAACCACCTCGCCTCGCACATCTGCGTCGACCAGCTGGAGCACGGGCCGCTGCCCGAGCCGACGATGGCGCTGCTCGTCAGCGGCGGGCACTCGTCGCTGCTGCTCGCGCCGGACATCACCGCCGATGTGCGCCCCATGGGCGCGACCATCGACGACGCGGCGGGCGAGGCCTTCGACAAGATCGCCCGCGTGCTCCAACTCGGCTTCCCCGGCGGCCCGGTGATCGACCGGCTCGCACGTGAGGGCGACCCCGCGTCGATCGCCTTCCCGCGCGGACTGACCGGTCCGCGCGACGCGCCGTACGACTTCTCCTTCTCCGGGCTCAAGACGTCCGTCGCCCGCTGGATCGAGGCGAAGCGCGCGGCGGGCGAGGACGTGCCCGTACGGGACGTGGCCGCGTCCTTCCAGGAGGCGGTGGTGGACGTACTGACACGGAAGGCCGTACGCGCCTGCAAGGACGAGGGCGTCGACCACCTGATGATCGGCGGCGGCGTCGCCGCCAACTCCCGGCTGCGCGCGCTGGCCGCCGAGCGGTGCGAGCGGGCGGGCATCCGGCTGCGGGTACCCCGGCCCGGCCTGTGCACCGACAACGGCGCGATGGTCGCGGCGCTCGGCGCGGAGATGGTGGCGCGGAACCGGCCCGCGTCCGACTGGGACCTGTCGGCGGACTCCTCGCTGCCGGTGACCGAGACGCACGTACCGGGACAGGGCCACGCGCACGGCCACGCGCACGGCCACGACCATGTGCACGAGGTCAGCAAGGACAACCTCTACTCATGA
- a CDS encoding alpha/beta fold hydrolase, with protein MSERTAGDLASAAAKAADAANGGGNWRLAGIAGTAIGVLAAGAAAGVAIERLTVGRGMRKKARLALDSAGPYGALRGTPGTAVADDGTELYFEVDDVDPETGAGAPRRRRLFGRKAPAPVTVVFSHGYCLSQDSWHFQRAALRGLVRTVFWDQRSHGRSARGAAQQGPDGVPVSIDQLGRDLRAVIDEAAPEGPIVLVGHSMGGMTMMALAGHCPELVRDRVVGAAFVGSSSGKLGEVSFGLPVAGVNAVRRVLPGVLKALGSQTELVERGRRATADLFAGLIKRYSFSSKDVDPAVARFAERLIEGTPIDVVAEFYPAFTEHDKSDALPVFMEIPVLVLAGDRDLVTPSSHSEAIADLLPDSELVIVPDAGHLVMLEHPEAVTDRLADLLVRVGAVPAATNVGSYGSTAQPGS; from the coding sequence TTGAGCGAGCGCACAGCGGGGGACCTGGCGTCGGCCGCCGCGAAGGCGGCGGACGCCGCCAACGGCGGGGGCAACTGGCGGCTGGCCGGTATCGCCGGGACGGCGATAGGCGTGCTCGCCGCCGGCGCCGCGGCGGGCGTCGCCATCGAGCGGCTGACCGTGGGCCGGGGCATGCGCAAGAAGGCCCGGCTCGCACTCGACTCGGCCGGGCCGTACGGCGCGCTGCGCGGCACCCCCGGCACGGCCGTCGCCGACGACGGCACCGAGCTGTACTTCGAGGTCGACGACGTCGACCCGGAGACCGGCGCGGGAGCCCCGCGCCGCCGCAGGCTCTTCGGCCGCAAGGCCCCGGCGCCCGTCACCGTCGTCTTCAGCCACGGCTACTGCCTCAGCCAGGACTCCTGGCACTTCCAGCGCGCCGCGCTGCGCGGTCTGGTGCGGACCGTCTTCTGGGACCAGCGCAGCCACGGCCGCTCCGCCCGCGGCGCCGCCCAGCAGGGCCCGGACGGTGTACCCGTCTCGATCGACCAGCTCGGCCGCGACCTCAGGGCGGTCATCGACGAGGCCGCGCCCGAGGGCCCGATCGTCCTCGTCGGCCACTCCATGGGCGGTATGACGATGATGGCCCTGGCGGGCCACTGCCCCGAACTCGTCCGGGACCGGGTCGTCGGCGCCGCCTTCGTCGGGTCCTCCAGCGGCAAGCTCGGCGAGGTCAGCTTCGGGCTGCCGGTGGCGGGGGTGAACGCCGTACGCCGGGTACTGCCCGGCGTACTGAAGGCGCTCGGCTCGCAGACCGAGCTGGTCGAGCGGGGCCGGCGGGCCACCGCCGATCTCTTCGCCGGGCTGATCAAGCGCTACTCGTTCAGCTCGAAGGACGTGGACCCGGCCGTCGCGCGGTTCGCCGAGCGGCTGATCGAGGGGACGCCGATCGATGTGGTCGCGGAGTTCTACCCGGCGTTCACCGAGCACGACAAGTCGGACGCGCTGCCGGTCTTCATGGAGATCCCGGTGCTGGTGCTGGCCGGGGACCGCGATCTCGTCACCCCCAGCTCGCACAGCGAGGCCATCGCGGACCTGCTCCCGGACTCCGAGCTGGTGATCGTGCCCGACGCGGGCCATCTGGTGATGCTGGAGCATCCGGAGGCCGTCACCGACCGGCTCGCCGACCTGCTGGTACGGGTGGGCGCCGTCCCGGCAGCCACTAACGTGGGTTCGTATGGAAGCACCGCACAGCCCGGCAGCTGA
- a CDS encoding Tox-REase-5 domain-containing protein gives MASYGGSPAYDGAWTPPDPSGRREMPQLLHVARWLIHALFGFTVLGGIGLLLSAAAADAADAELIGLTVWAAAPGTVGWLLSRRLWTGGVREWRALIAVQVWLVLGGISNITEGSFQGFTQLVLPVLILVFLWHPESREWLRLDVQRRAEHRPFSFARFIRWRSDGGQTALEYLGLFVLVAAIIVGLTASGVGGQISNGLRSAVCSITGAACPAGDGDSVEAGDGQDEAGRDPADPGDPGDPGGSRNDNGGTVPVGVETDEDRDEAAAGEPGWEGDEAAADNGDDGGEKAEDCGGWSFFSCAADRGGQVVKGLFVDGVWGDVTGVWDLVTDPGGTWDGLKDYGSSLGDKWSEDSKDAGDKWAKGDYLDALTDWGGASVNTVVTAGDDMFVGDEVRDRWNNGEKTRAVTDVVWNVGSIFIPGYNAAKVGGKLGKIGKLGKLGKLGKAADKAREAADRARKAAAKGDVKAADDAAKEAQKHADDAQKELAEKGCLISSGPIGGRLPGGPGGSGGPAAQRPSLTGGVNAAGRTEAVYRAGGVPVLLPFEKKCDGASQEEIDAAEQAKKDAADAQAAKREAGQKAVAKWKKPSWYGDLKNPRKGSKDLGDGKWKTKKSVAYGPAMERWMRFQEQVSGVKRGKEYAVKDPDTGRDVDFDGWDSAGQKYKEAKFGYGGKVRPDGTLEPAQATKWVEQARRQVRAANGKPVEWNFSNKQAADAAQKAFDDAEVDVDVVHTPWKP, from the coding sequence ATGGCTTCTTACGGGGGTTCACCGGCGTACGACGGCGCATGGACGCCGCCCGATCCTTCCGGGCGGCGCGAGATGCCTCAACTGCTGCATGTCGCCCGGTGGTTGATCCACGCACTCTTCGGCTTCACCGTGCTGGGCGGAATCGGCCTGCTTCTCTCGGCCGCCGCGGCGGACGCGGCGGACGCCGAACTCATCGGCCTGACCGTGTGGGCGGCGGCGCCCGGCACGGTGGGATGGCTGCTGTCCCGGCGGCTGTGGACCGGCGGTGTGCGGGAGTGGCGGGCCCTGATCGCCGTACAGGTGTGGCTGGTTCTGGGCGGCATCTCCAACATCACCGAGGGCTCCTTCCAGGGCTTCACCCAACTCGTGCTGCCGGTACTGATCCTGGTCTTCCTGTGGCATCCCGAGAGCCGGGAGTGGCTACGGCTGGACGTCCAACGGCGGGCGGAGCACCGGCCTTTCTCGTTCGCTCGGTTCATCAGGTGGCGGAGCGACGGGGGCCAGACGGCGCTCGAATACCTCGGGCTGTTCGTCCTCGTCGCCGCGATCATCGTCGGGCTCACGGCGAGCGGTGTCGGCGGACAGATATCCAACGGCCTCCGGTCCGCGGTCTGTTCGATCACGGGCGCGGCGTGCCCGGCCGGTGACGGCGACTCCGTCGAGGCGGGCGACGGCCAGGACGAAGCCGGTCGCGACCCGGCCGATCCGGGGGACCCCGGGGACCCCGGCGGTTCGCGGAACGACAACGGCGGCACCGTCCCCGTGGGCGTCGAGACCGACGAGGACCGCGACGAGGCCGCCGCCGGCGAACCCGGCTGGGAGGGCGACGAGGCCGCGGCCGACAACGGCGACGACGGCGGGGAGAAGGCGGAGGACTGCGGAGGCTGGAGCTTCTTCTCCTGCGCGGCCGACCGCGGCGGCCAAGTCGTCAAGGGCCTCTTCGTGGACGGCGTCTGGGGCGACGTCACCGGCGTCTGGGACCTCGTCACCGACCCGGGCGGCACCTGGGACGGCCTCAAGGACTACGGCAGCAGCCTGGGCGACAAGTGGTCCGAGGACTCCAAGGACGCCGGTGACAAGTGGGCGAAGGGCGACTACCTCGACGCCCTGACCGACTGGGGCGGCGCGTCCGTCAACACGGTCGTCACGGCCGGCGACGACATGTTCGTCGGCGACGAGGTCCGCGACCGGTGGAACAACGGCGAGAAGACCCGGGCGGTCACCGACGTCGTGTGGAACGTCGGATCGATCTTCATCCCCGGCTACAACGCGGCGAAGGTCGGCGGAAAACTCGGCAAGATCGGCAAGTTGGGCAAGCTCGGGAAACTGGGCAAGGCGGCCGACAAGGCTCGCGAGGCCGCCGACCGCGCCCGCAAGGCCGCGGCGAAGGGCGACGTCAAGGCCGCCGACGACGCGGCGAAGGAGGCGCAGAAGCACGCCGACGACGCCCAGAAGGAGCTGGCGGAGAAGGGCTGTCTGATCAGCTCCGGCCCGATCGGCGGCCGGCTCCCGGGCGGACCGGGCGGCTCCGGCGGACCGGCCGCCCAGCGGCCCTCGCTCACCGGCGGCGTCAACGCGGCCGGGCGGACGGAGGCGGTCTACCGGGCGGGCGGCGTACCCGTACTCCTGCCGTTCGAGAAGAAGTGCGACGGCGCGAGCCAGGAGGAGATCGACGCCGCCGAGCAGGCGAAGAAGGACGCCGCCGACGCGCAGGCGGCCAAGCGGGAGGCCGGCCAGAAGGCGGTCGCCAAGTGGAAGAAGCCGTCCTGGTACGGCGATCTGAAGAATCCGCGCAAGGGCTCCAAGGACCTCGGCGACGGCAAGTGGAAGACGAAGAAGTCGGTCGCGTACGGCCCCGCGATGGAGCGCTGGATGCGGTTCCAGGAGCAGGTCTCCGGGGTGAAGCGCGGCAAGGAGTACGCGGTGAAGGACCCGGACACCGGCCGCGACGTCGACTTCGACGGCTGGGACTCCGCCGGGCAGAAGTACAAGGAGGCGAAGTTCGGGTATGGGGGCAAGGTCCGTCCGGATGGCACCCTGGAACCCGCACAGGCCACCAAGTGGGTCGAACAGGCGCGGCGCCAGGTGCGGGCGGCGAACGGCAAGCCGGTCGAGTGGAACTTCTCCAACAAGCAGGCCGCCGACGCCGCGCAGAAGGCGTTCGACGATGCTGAGGTGGACGTGGATGTCGTACACACGCCCTGGAAGCCGTAG
- a CDS encoding YciI family protein has translation MPRYLTTIHLDENNVPSDGPSAELMDRMGALIEEMNKAGVMLETAGLTPSSQGTRVLWSGGKISVTDGPFTEAKEVIGGYSIIQAKNQAEAVEWSKRFLQVHEDTWTISVQVREIGE, from the coding sequence ATGCCGCGCTATCTGACCACCATCCACCTGGACGAGAACAACGTTCCCTCCGACGGCCCCAGCGCCGAGCTCATGGACCGCATGGGCGCGCTCATCGAAGAGATGAACAAGGCCGGCGTGATGCTGGAGACCGCCGGACTCACGCCGTCCTCGCAGGGCACCCGTGTCCTGTGGTCCGGCGGGAAGATCTCCGTCACCGACGGGCCCTTCACCGAGGCCAAGGAGGTCATCGGTGGGTACTCGATCATCCAGGCCAAGAACCAGGCCGAGGCCGTCGAGTGGAGCAAGCGGTTCCTCCAGGTCCACGAGGACACCTGGACGATCTCGGTCCAGGTGCGCGAGATCGGCGAGTAA
- the rimI gene encoding ribosomal protein S18-alanine N-acetyltransferase, with protein sequence MRWWDIETVLALEYDLFPEDAWSPGMFWSELAHARGPAATRRYVVAETSEGRIVGYAGLAAAGGLGDVQTIGAARDQWGTGLGSRLLTDLLQHATAFECEEVLLEVRVDNPRAQKLYERFGFEPVGFRRGYYQPGNVDALVMRLSLLDGPHGQGRTEIHG encoded by the coding sequence ATGCGCTGGTGGGACATCGAGACCGTGCTCGCCCTGGAGTACGACCTGTTCCCCGAGGACGCCTGGTCGCCCGGCATGTTCTGGTCCGAACTCGCCCACGCGCGCGGCCCGGCCGCCACCCGCCGCTACGTCGTGGCCGAGACCTCCGAGGGCCGGATCGTCGGCTACGCCGGACTCGCCGCCGCCGGCGGTCTCGGCGACGTACAGACCATCGGCGCCGCCCGTGACCAGTGGGGCACCGGGCTCGGCTCGCGGCTGCTCACCGATCTTCTCCAGCACGCCACCGCCTTCGAGTGCGAGGAGGTGCTGCTCGAAGTACGGGTGGACAACCCCCGCGCGCAGAAGCTGTACGAGCGCTTCGGCTTCGAGCCCGTCGGCTTCCGCCGGGGCTACTACCAGCCGGGCAACGTCGACGCGCTCGTCATGCGACTGTCGTTGCTGGACGGCCCCCACGGACAAGGAAGAACTGAGATCCATGGCTGA
- a CDS encoding class I SAM-dependent methyltransferase produces MTDRTPSPAPSLAPLLSDEGQALLAALRDHDPAQELALATRLRRDHPAELVSAALAQARLRQRAVAKFGERDAYRMYFTPHGVEQATRTSVAAHRAGRFRDIGLRDSGPARITDLCCGVGGDAIELARAGFAVTAVDRDAVTCEIAALNVTTLAPDAPAATVVRADVLTYDLAAAPAPDALFIDPARRGGRGRIFDPEAYSPPLSWAVEAVRAVGAGGIKIAPGIPHELVPDDFEAEWISDGGDVKEAVLWHHATGPGAGPGPGSESGPGAGPGAITPGARRATLLPAGLTLTGRGLPDPPVREVGRYLYEPDGAVIRAHLVAEVADELDGGLIDETIAYITADERRPTPYAVAYEITDELPFNLKRLKALLRERGVGILTVKKRGSPVEPEELRRRMKLQGRESATVFLTRVAGAPTMLLGHPA; encoded by the coding sequence GTGACCGACCGCACCCCCTCCCCCGCACCGTCGCTCGCGCCGCTGCTCTCCGACGAGGGCCAGGCCCTGCTCGCCGCCCTCCGCGACCACGACCCGGCGCAGGAGCTGGCCCTGGCGACCCGGCTGCGCCGCGACCACCCCGCCGAACTGGTCTCCGCGGCCCTCGCGCAGGCCCGGCTGCGGCAGCGGGCGGTCGCGAAGTTCGGCGAACGGGACGCGTACCGCATGTACTTCACGCCGCACGGCGTGGAGCAGGCCACCCGTACCTCGGTCGCCGCCCACCGGGCGGGCCGGTTCCGGGACATCGGTCTTCGGGACTCCGGCCCGGCGCGGATCACCGACCTGTGCTGCGGCGTCGGCGGCGACGCGATCGAGCTGGCCCGCGCCGGGTTCGCCGTGACGGCGGTCGACCGTGACGCCGTGACCTGCGAGATCGCCGCGCTCAACGTCACCACGCTTGCGCCGGACGCCCCGGCCGCGACCGTCGTGCGCGCGGACGTCCTGACGTACGACCTGGCGGCGGCCCCGGCTCCCGACGCCCTCTTCATCGACCCGGCCAGACGCGGCGGCCGAGGACGGATCTTCGATCCGGAGGCGTACTCCCCGCCGCTGTCCTGGGCGGTCGAGGCGGTACGCGCGGTCGGCGCCGGCGGCATCAAGATCGCGCCCGGCATCCCGCACGAGCTGGTCCCCGACGACTTCGAGGCCGAGTGGATCTCCGACGGCGGCGACGTCAAGGAGGCGGTGCTCTGGCACCACGCGACCGGGCCGGGGGCCGGTCCGGGTCCGGGATCGGAATCGGGTCCAGGGGCCGGGCCGGGTGCGATCACGCCCGGCGCCCGGCGCGCCACGCTGCTCCCGGCCGGCCTCACCCTGACCGGCCGCGGCCTGCCCGACCCGCCCGTCAGAGAGGTCGGCCGCTATCTGTACGAGCCGGACGGCGCCGTCATCCGCGCCCATCTGGTCGCCGAGGTCGCCGACGAGCTGGACGGCGGGCTGATCGACGAGACGATCGCGTACATCACGGCGGACGAACGGCGCCCGACGCCGTACGCGGTGGCGTACGAGATCACCGACGAGCTGCCGTTCAACCTCAAGCGGCTCAAGGCCCTGCTCCGCGAGCGCGGCGTCGGCATCCTGACGGTCAAGAAGCGCGGCTCGCCCGTCGAACCGGAGGAGCTGCGGCGGAGGATGAAGCTTCAGGGTCGGGAATCGGCCACGGTCTTCCTGACCCGGGTCGCTGGCGCGCCCACGATGCTGCTCGGCCACCCGGCCTGA
- the tsaE gene encoding tRNA (adenosine(37)-N6)-threonylcarbamoyltransferase complex ATPase subunit type 1 TsaE: MEAPHSPAAETDGRTAATARITARVTVDSPERMSELGRRLAALLRPGDLVMLTGELGAGKTTLTRGLGAGLGVRGAVTSPTFVIARVHPSLTAGPPLVHVDAYRLGGGLDEMEDLDLDVSLPDSVVVVEWGEGKVEELSDDRLHVVIDRLVGAVDPLVAQDDRREVTLTGIGGRWSGVDLASLGA; encoded by the coding sequence ATGGAAGCACCGCACAGCCCGGCAGCTGAGACCGACGGCCGCACGGCCGCGACGGCCCGAATCACCGCCCGTGTCACCGTCGACTCACCTGAACGCATGAGCGAGCTGGGCCGCAGGCTCGCCGCTCTGCTGCGCCCCGGCGACCTGGTGATGCTCACCGGTGAACTCGGCGCCGGGAAGACGACGTTGACCCGTGGTCTGGGCGCCGGACTCGGCGTACGCGGCGCGGTCACCTCGCCGACCTTCGTCATCGCCCGGGTCCACCCCTCCCTGACCGCGGGTCCGCCGCTCGTGCACGTGGACGCGTACCGGCTCGGCGGCGGCCTGGACGAAATGGAGGATCTGGACCTCGATGTGTCGCTGCCGGACTCGGTGGTGGTCGTGGAGTGGGGCGAGGGGAAGGTCGAGGAGCTGTCGGACGACCGGCTGCACGTGGTGATCGACCGCCTCGTGGGAGCCGTGGATCCGCTCGTCGCGCAGGACGACCGGCGCGAGGTCACCCTGACGGGGATCGGCGGGCGCTGGTCCGGCGTCGACCTGGCCTCACTGGGCGCCTGA
- a CDS encoding RNA polymerase sigma factor: MAVTADSGSAGAVEAVFRIEQARIIAAVARVVRDVGIAEELAQDALVAALEQWPESGVPDRPGAWLMATAKHRAIDLVRRRETYKRKLAEVGRTLEETAPPPEPAEPDDIDDDLLRLVFVSCHPVLSTEARVALTLRLLGGLTTDEIARAYLVPEATVAQRIVRAKRSLAKAGVPFEVPYGAERDARLASVLEVIYLVFNEGYSATAGDDLLRPGLCEDALRLARVLSGLMPDEPEVHALAALLELQASRTATRTGPDGAPVLLADQDRSRWDRRLIRRGVEALTRASAVDGAPGPYALQAAIAVCHARAAAYEDTDWAAIAALYGRLAALTPSPVVELNRAVAVSMADGPEAGLALVDALAAEPALKGYHLLPSVRGDLLARLGRTEEARSEFVRAAGLTRNARERALLEERAARTGRSGAGTGQ, from the coding sequence GTGGCCGTGACGGCAGACAGCGGCAGCGCGGGCGCGGTGGAAGCGGTATTCAGGATCGAGCAGGCGAGGATCATCGCCGCCGTCGCCCGCGTCGTGCGGGATGTCGGCATCGCCGAGGAACTGGCGCAGGACGCCCTGGTCGCCGCGTTGGAACAGTGGCCGGAGTCGGGTGTCCCGGACAGACCGGGAGCCTGGCTCATGGCCACGGCCAAGCACCGCGCCATCGACCTCGTACGCCGCCGCGAGACGTACAAGCGCAAGCTCGCCGAGGTCGGCCGCACCCTGGAGGAGACGGCGCCGCCGCCCGAGCCCGCCGAACCCGACGACATCGACGACGACCTGCTGAGGCTCGTCTTCGTCTCCTGCCACCCCGTGCTGTCCACCGAGGCGCGGGTCGCGCTCACCCTGCGGCTGCTCGGCGGACTCACGACCGACGAGATCGCCCGCGCCTATCTGGTGCCGGAGGCGACCGTCGCCCAGCGCATCGTGCGCGCCAAACGCAGCCTCGCCAAGGCGGGTGTCCCCTTCGAGGTGCCGTACGGCGCCGAGCGCGACGCGCGTCTCGCGTCCGTGCTGGAGGTCATCTACCTCGTCTTCAACGAGGGCTACTCCGCCACCGCCGGGGACGACCTGCTGCGCCCCGGCCTCTGCGAGGACGCCCTGCGGCTCGCCCGCGTACTGAGCGGGCTGATGCCCGACGAACCCGAAGTGCACGCCCTGGCGGCCCTGTTGGAGCTCCAGGCGTCCCGTACGGCCACCCGTACCGGACCCGACGGCGCGCCCGTCCTGCTCGCCGACCAGGACCGCTCGCGCTGGGACCGGCGGCTGATCCGCCGCGGCGTCGAGGCCCTGACCCGGGCGAGCGCGGTGGACGGCGCCCCCGGCCCGTACGCCCTCCAGGCCGCGATCGCCGTGTGCCACGCGCGGGCGGCGGCGTACGAGGACACGGACTGGGCCGCGATCGCCGCGCTGTACGGGCGGCTCGCCGCCCTCACCCCCTCGCCGGTCGTGGAGCTGAACCGCGCGGTCGCCGTCTCGATGGCCGACGGGCCCGAGGCCGGTCTGGCACTGGTCGACGCACTGGCGGCGGAGCCCGCGCTCAAGGGCTACCACCTGCTGCCGAGCGTGCGCGGGGACCTGCTCGCCAGGCTGGGGCGCACGGAGGAGGCACGGTCCGAGTTCGTACGGGCCGCCGGACTGACCCGCAACGCACGCGAACGCGCCCTGCTGGAGGAACGGGCGGCCCGCACCGGACGGAGCGGGGCCGGGACCGGGCAATAA
- the tsaB gene encoding tRNA (adenosine(37)-N6)-threonylcarbamoyltransferase complex dimerization subunit type 1 TsaB: MLLLAVDTATPAVTVALHDGVSVLAAESQVDARRHGELLLPAVHRVFDRAGLALGAVTDLVVGVGPGPYTGLRVGLVTAAAFGSTLGVPVHGLCTLDGLAYAAGLDEPFVVATDARRKEVYWARYADSRTRLTEPAVDRPADIAAELAGLPVVGAGGALYPDAFPDARTPGHQSAAALASLAAERLAAGDTDGFLPPLPLYLRRPDAQVPKNYKVVTPK, encoded by the coding sequence GTGCTCCTGCTCGCCGTTGATACCGCCACGCCAGCCGTCACCGTCGCCCTCCACGACGGGGTCTCCGTCCTCGCCGCCGAGAGCCAGGTCGACGCGCGCCGGCACGGGGAACTGCTGCTGCCCGCCGTCCACCGCGTGTTCGACCGGGCCGGTCTCGCGCTCGGCGCCGTGACGGACCTGGTCGTCGGCGTGGGCCCCGGCCCGTACACCGGACTGCGCGTCGGCCTCGTCACCGCCGCCGCCTTCGGCTCGACCCTCGGGGTGCCGGTCCACGGGCTCTGCACGCTGGACGGACTCGCGTACGCCGCCGGACTCGACGAGCCCTTCGTGGTGGCGACGGACGCGCGCCGCAAGGAGGTCTACTGGGCGCGGTACGCGGACTCCCGTACGCGGCTGACCGAGCCCGCGGTCGACCGGCCCGCCGACATCGCGGCCGAGCTGGCCGGACTGCCGGTCGTCGGAGCGGGCGGCGCGCTCTACCCGGACGCGTTCCCCGACGCCCGTACCCCCGGTCACCAGTCGGCCGCCGCGCTCGCGTCCCTCGCCGCGGAGAGACTCGCGGCGGGCGACACCGACGGGTTCCTGCCGCCGCTGCCGCTCTATCTGCGCCGCCCCGACGCGCAGGTGCCCAAGAACTACAAGGTGGTCACTCCCAAGTGA